The Triticum aestivum cultivar Chinese Spring chromosome 5A, IWGSC CS RefSeq v2.1, whole genome shotgun sequence genomic sequence CCTTACTATAGCTTGCACATGTTCATCCTATACTTCTTTGAAATACCCAAAGGGGTGCAAAAAAGATTGGATTTTCATAGATCATAATTCTTCTTGCAAAGTGACGAACACAAACAGAAATATAAGCTCGCTAGATGGGATATTATATGTTGCCCAAAAGACCACGGTGGACTTGGGATTGAAGACCTAGAGGTCAAAAATAAGCGGTTGCTCAGCAAATGGCCGTTATAAGTGAACACATGGCAACTTCCAAACgttttttatggcaagtttagtAACGCGAGAATGTCAACTTTAGTTGCCAAGCATGACAACTTCTTTTCGATggcaaatttcagttttttttagtttgttttttcttttggatggcaactttagttgtaaaaaaaGTCAGGGCTAGAGTGCTTCGTGCCACACATAtgacacttatcatttgggttAATCTACTTAATGAGGAAGTaccccctccggtcctttttagttcgcatataagatttgtctgaagtcaagcctcgtaaactttgaccaactttatagaaaaaaatatcaacattcacaatgtgaaatcaataccagtagatgcgtcatgacttaaagtttcatattgtataactttagcatggtagatgctgatattttttcttataaatatggtcaaactttgtgaagtttgacttcaaacaattcttatatgcggagtaaaaagaaccAGAGAGAGTACTTTGGCAGGAATTGCTGCCCAACAAGTACCTCCACTCGGACTTTATCCCAGGTCACAACAAAAACCGTTAGACACACCCTTTTGAAAAGGCCTAATGATGGTGAAGGATAACTTCTTCCCACAGGGACAATTTGAAGTAGCTAATAGCCAAGCTACGCAGTTTTGGAAGATAAGTGTCTAGGTGATACTCTATTAGGCGTAGTGTACACAAACCTATATAAAATTGCACAACGAAAGAATGTGTCTATTGTGTTGGTGCTAAGGGCGAGCCCACTGAATATTCAATTTCAGCGACTGTTACTAGGCGATAACCGGTTTCTACCGGGCACCGCAGAGGCGTCGCATGGCGTTGTGATTCGATCAGGTGTAGAAAGCGAGAGGAGTACCGTAGTCAAAGCCAAATAGTTGTCTATTGATTTCCTTTTTGTGTGTATCCGGATACAATAGATATAGTGGAGCCCACCAATGTATTGAATATCACCCTGAATTCATTCGCAACCCACCCCACTAGTGGTAAGCGACCTCGTCGTCTCCTCCTACGCTCCACTTGCTATTCCCTTATGTTCCCCTGCCGATGCATCCGCCGCACCCGGCAGTCTCGCATTGTGGATCCATTTCTGAGAAGAGCAGGTAACAAAAACAAATATCTATCATGATCTTTTGTTGCCGCTGGATTCGTTAGATGTGCATCTTAAATCAAACCTGTCCCCGCATTTTTCTACCGGCGGCGCTATTTCTAGGGTTACGAGTTCTAGGTGTGATTCCCAGGCAGGATTGAACAAAATGACAAATGTGCCTTTTAAGATGTTCAAACACACATCTTATTCCAAGGGCATTTGTTGTTACTAGCTGTCATATAGTTATTTGTGCCACCGGAACCATTGTTGTCGCCTGTGTGTTAACTTAAGAAGCTTAATCATTTTTAAGGTTCTGCATATGGTGTCCATGCTGCTTCATTTTAAGCAGGTGATGGTTGATTTTCTTATGCCTGATATGTCATGTCAGTCAAATTTAGCTGAAACATAAAACATGTAGGTGATAAGTTCAGCATATGGAAGAAAGTATCTCTGCAACTGCTTTTGGTACACGCAGATCACCTTGTTTTCAGAAGAAGTGGAAAATGGCGAATGTACAGAGTGAATCCAAAGAAACTGAATCTGCAGAACTAGTTGTTGATATACGGAAGCAAAACAAGAGGTTGTTAAGTAAAGAAGAGCATAAAGCAAGAAGAAACTGTAGTAAATATGCCCATGCCAGCTCTGAAAGTAAGGATTTGCGCTTGCAGCCAAAGAAAAGAAGCAAGATTCAGCGCAAAACATCATAAAAGAGTTTTGAAAGTGGAGATTTTCATGTAAAGAGGAAGAAAAATGCCAGGGCGGTCCAGTCAAGCTCTGAGAGTGAACAACCACAAATTACTCTTATAAAGAATACTGGAGTACCAGCCTCCTGGTGGCTTCAAGGGCGAAGAGGGCCTCCGCGCCATCCATTTCGTGGTGGCGTCCTgcatgggcctctcgtcgagccagATTCTGAAGTGGCGGCGAAGGCAATCATGCAAAAAAGAGACCAATGCATCACCTAATGCTGCTACAGGCTGCTAGGCGGTCTCCATGATTCAGCGTTTGGGTAACAGAGTAGCTAGAAACGTTTCTAGCTACTCTGTTGTTTTTtcgcaaaagaaaaacaaaagaaacagaGCTACTCTGCTGTTTCTAGCTCCTGAAGATTCACAAATTAAGTCATCTTTCTAGAATTTTTCTTTATCCTTTCATTAGAATGATGTAAATATCTAGTTCCATATGGGATAGTAAATTAAAGGATCTTATTGCAAGTTTCACAGATTTGACACGTTACTAGTACATTACTGTACTTCCTAGTGGTTCAGACGAGCTCTTGTGTATTCAGAGCAGAGTTGGGACACCTGAAGGCTGAGTGGCTCTGCAGCTAAGCTATGGGTGTGATAAATTAAGGTAAGGCTCAAATTGGATAATGCACACCAAAGATCTCTGTAAGCAGATgccaggagttaatcttccatTATTACATAAAAGAATGTGTACCAAAGATTTGAAGGGCACATGGCACCAAATTGTCCctagaaaagaataaaaaataatgGAGTACTAATTAGCCCAAAATGGCATGGAGGCAAGAATGATTATAATCTCCCACAGATTATGATCAATCTTGTTAGTCCAAACTTCTTCCTTTCTCTTGTGTTTTTACTTTCTTATAATAAATCATAGAAGTTCACATGAAAAACACGTCGACAGCAGTTCTGAATTGCCCCTACGCTTTAACATCATTTTTCTTACAAAACCTATGCTTCTACATAGGACAAAAATATAGATGGTCATCTCAAGTTTCAACTGAGATGTGGTCTAGCACTTGATGATAGACATCAGTTATTTGTAATCCATTccaaggacaagtatttccggacggagggagtatgtagttTTGGGCCGCTGATGAGATCTTATCTGGTTCTTCATCAATAATCTGTCATGACCGGCATGACCAACTGTCAGACTAGATATCTCCATCTCAGGGGCCACTCTACATATTTCATTTCAATAGGATCCAATCATCAAGCACTCATAATTATTAGTGTGTACCTCACAAATAGAATTGGACCTTAATTCGTGCATGCCTAATCTTTGCCACTAAAACAGGTGAGTATGGGAGCATACTGTGATGTCTCCAAGCACACCCAAGACAAGAGACCTGCTAATATCGTCCCCGGCAACAAGTGGCAAACAGATAGCCCCAGAGAAATCTAATCAAGATCACACTGCCTGCCCTTGCACTTACAGCATTGCATGCTTTGAGCTCATGGCTCTGTCCCTTGCCAACCTGTCAGGATAGCTGCACCTAAACTGCAGCGTTCCCTTCTCTTCCTCCCCCCTCATCTGTATAAATTCATCAGCTTAGCACCACCATCACCTCATCAGTTCATCCAGAAAGCACAAGCTAAAGCAGCACCACTACACCTAGCAAAGAAAGAGGAGTAAACCAAACATGGTTAGTGCCAAGAGACTTTCTCAGATGGCAAAGAAGTGGCAGACAATAGCGGCCATCGGGAGGAAGAGGCTCACCCGGACCACAACAGCGGCGAAAGGAGCAGGTAATGACGAGTGCTGCGCCACTTCACCGTCGGTGGCAATGAAGGGCCACTGTGTGGTGTACACCGCCGACAGGGCGCGGTTCGAGGTGCCGCTGGCATACCTCGGCACATCGATCTTCAGCGAGCTTCTGAGGATGTCCCAGGAGGAGTTCACGCGGCGATGACGGGAGGATCATGCTGCCCTGCGATGCCGCAGTCATGGAGTACGCCATGTGCTTGCTCCAGAGAGATGCCTCCATGGAAGTCATGAAGGCATTCATGAGCTCTGTCGCAAGGCCGCGCAGCTTTGAAGGTAGTGTGGTGGGCATAGGGCTTAATCAGCAACTGGCTGTTTGTTAGCTTCTGAAGAACAGCCAACATAGTGCTAGCTTTAGCCCTGCTCTGTTTCTTGCATGATGTGAATATACAGTTGCAAGAGGTGGATTGGGCATGGAAACAAAGATTATCTTGCAATTTGCAACATGGTTAACTTTGTAACAATAGAAAACCATGAGCATATAGACAAGAAAATAAGGAGACAAAACTTGTCGCCAGAAGTAAAACTACACACCGTACAATACAACAGCAGCTCGTCATTTATCATGTCTCTGGTTTGGGTATCCAAGCTGAATCATCACCGCAGCAGCTTGCTTCGCTGAATCATCATTGCCGTCTGCCTCAGTGACCAGATGAGGAAGTTGATTGGACAATCACTTGAAGCCGCGAAGAAGACTCTGATGAAAGTCTCATCTTCTTGAGACTAGAATCCAGTCCATCATCCAAACTTGGTTGGACTACACATATTTTCCGCTTGTCCCTCACAGCTGAAACTTCTTCATTCCCCGGACCCTCGCTTTCCACTCGAACACCACTTTTGTGCAACATGAGTCTCGGCCTATTCGGATGGTTCTTTGTTGCTTGCTCCCAGTCTTGTCGTGTTTGGTCAGGCACTCCAGAGTCAACCATGACTTCCTTGAGATGTCTGAGGTGTCTGATTTGGATGCCGGAAAGACCAACTAGACTCGGGCAGAGCAGCTGGAGTGAAACAAGGTTCGGCAGAGCTCCTTGTTCGATTGCTGGCAGAGCTGAAGTGAGACTTTGCACTACAAAGCACAGACGACGCAGGCTTGGGAATGCCCCTGATTTCATTTCAAATCTCTCAAGCTCATTCGCAATCAACTTGAGGTAAAGCAAGTTTCTCAAATTGATCAGAGACGATAGAAGATCCCGTGTCAGAGTAGCTGATGAAATACACAGTTCAGTGAGACCTGACAGCAAGGGAACAAACGGGGGTAACTGGAGTAGCTTGCCACGTAGCTTCAGTGACCTTACATCATATTTGGAATCCTCCGAGCATGGCTCAAAAGCAAGCGAACTCAGCAAGTCTTCGGAACATTCTTCTGAATCAAGTGATAGAGAACGGGCACCCACATTGTCCATGGGGACCTTGGTGAACTCCTGAATGGCCTTGGAAAGATCATTGGTGTAGTTACTTCCATTTGCAACTGGCCCACACCATATCTTGACCTTTCTCAGATTTCTCATGTGAACCATAAGTTGAAGAAACCCTTGCCTTTCGTTTGTGACAAATCCAGCTAAAGTCTTCAGGTTGCTCTTGTTTCCGGACAAGAACTTCGTTGCTTTGCTCATCTTGTTTGCATTGTTTAGATCTTCTTTGTCAACTGTAAACTTTCCGAACAGATGAGCTAAGTGGTACAGCATAATGGCCTCAATGGGCACTGTCTTTATCTTGGTTCTCCTTAAATCCAGGGTCTCTAAGCAGTGCAGTCCATCGATGCTGCTCGGAAGCTTCGCAATACTGCCCCcaacacttagatattttagaTGCCATAGCTTGCCTATGTGTTTGAGGTGACTATCTTCCAGATCACTGCATTCTTCCAGATCCAAGACTCGTAGCAGTTTGCATTTACGAACATAAGAAATAGCATCACCTGCTTTTCCAAAGACTGTTAGAGACCGAACACGAGATAAATCCTCGTCAGAGGCCTCACTATCTGTCACATTGCCACCATGGATGGAAAGGTGGCAGGCATTATTAACATAGGCATGGGGTCTTGGATGATCACGAGACGATGTCGCGATGAACCCCTGTGACACGGACTTGTGCAGCACGAACTCGTGCATGATGCCATGAGTCATGCACGTCTTCACTTGCGCATTATTCCTTGTGCCAATGGACTGTATGATATTCCGGTCGACAAGCGCCTTGAAAGTCTCATCCGCAATGTCCTCCTCACTGCGAAGAGAATCACTCCGTGCATATCCTTCCGCTAACCACCTCCTGATAACAACTTTCCTCTTGAGGGGACGATTGTTAGGGAATACACCAAGATATAGCAAGCAGGTCATAGCATACACTGACAAACTGTCATAGTTATGCATCAGCACCTTTCTTAGTTCTGCGAAATTGTCATGGCCATGCTTCTCTCTCAGATGAGAACCCAGGTTACGGCATAGCTCTGTGCATCGCTCCCCCGTAGGCTCACCTGAGCATTTCAGGAAATCGGAGACACTGACGAGAGCAAGTGGAAGACCACCGCATTTCTGCAGCAGCGGCATGGACCCCTGCTCCAGCTCAGGTGACCGTACCTCCTGAAGAGCTATTTTCTTGGAGTCCTCTTCACCAAGTGTGTTCATTTGGTACACATAACCATTGCCATGGCTGCAGATATTAGCTGTTGACTGAATAGTTGTGGTCAGTAGGATTCTGCTGCTTTTGCCATTGTTTTCGAAGATGGAATTTATAGTGCTCCATTGCTCCATCCCCATGTCATCTATGACAATTAAATACCTAGAAATAAAATTGGGAGATGAAAAACAGAGGTTAGAAGATGAGTAGTGCATATGCAATTCAGAAGAAATTTCAATAGAAATTAGATCCCCAAATTATAATTTTACTAAGAACAATCTAAAATTATTTGGGAGTAGCATATGAAATTCAATAGTGAAGATCCCCAAAATTCACTAGATCCCCAAATTCAGATTTCACTAAGAACAATCTAAATTATTAGGGAGACGAAGTAAAGAGTAGGGAAAGATGCACACCTCTTATCCTTGAGGTATTCCTTGAGCAAGGCTTCAATACGTTGGCCATTATCAGCAACAACGTCCATGGCGTCTTTGGGGCGAACTTGCTGGAGTACATCGCGTAGGATCTCACCGACCCCGTGGCCGGTGACCTCTGGCGACCACCGACCGGCGGCAACCCAAGCACGGCAATGGAATTTCTCCACGGCGTGAGGGTCCTCGTACACAGCCCTCGCGAGGGTGGTCTTCCCCAAGCCGCCGAACCCCACCACGGAGATCACCCTCAGCTGCTCCTTCTCGCCCTCCACCTCATCCAGCATCGACAGGAGATCCTCCACGGGCCTCCCGATGCCCACCGGGTTGCGCGCGAAACGAcacgacggcgccgccgccgcgaACTCGTGGCAGcagctggcggcggcgggggggatGGGGATGCCGAGGACGCGCTCGTGCGCCAGCTTGAGGCGGGCCTTGAGCTGGCGGATCTCGTCGGCGAAGCCCGAGCGACTCTGGACCTTCCTCAGCTcgtgggcgacggcggcgacccggCGGATCAGcgccgctcctcctccgcctccgccgccgccaacgcGGGGCCTGCAGGTGAGGCGGTGGACGATGCGGTCGATGCAGTCCTGGGCGTCGTGCACCAGGCCAAGCATCTCCTCGCTGTAGATCCTGGCAACGGCGGTGCGTTGCTCGCCCCTGCGCAGGGCGTGGAGGcggtcgtccatggcggcggcgaTCATGCGGACGTCCTGCTGGATGGAGAGGGTGTCCTGCCGGAGGCCCTTCTGCTTGTTGTACTCCTCCAGCACCTGGAACAGCTTCCCCATCACGCTCCTCAGGAAGGCGCTCGCCGCCGATTCCATGGCTCCGCTTCCACAGCTCGATCGGCTCTACACCACACAGTTGACTGAAGAGAAGTGAAGAGGGAGTCTATCATTGCAATCGACAAGAGCATCAGTAACCGGACCCCACTTCCCCCAAAACGTCAGGCCAACTCCACCGACCCATCCTGTCCGCGTGCCCACTTCTCCCGAAACGTCAGGCCAACTCCACCGACCCATCGTGTCCGCATGCGTCCGTAAAACGAACGAACCAAACGacccagcgcgcgggcgcaaacaGACTTTTGTCTGTTTTATGTCTGCTTTCAACCCATCCTCGGCTCAAATTTGCGTCGTTTTTGGGGTGAAACGAACAGCACACGGACGCATCGgccgtctgcgcgtgtcctcccctggcccggcCGTCGGTGACACAGGGACATCCTTTTTCTATTCGCCCCCTCCCTCCATCCGGCCGCACGCCCTCCATTCTTCTCCACTCTTCCTCACTCtttcctcgccgccgtcgccgttgccatTGTAGCTGTGCAGCTCAGACGCGCGCTCGCCCAACCCCTTCCCCTCGACgcccccgagctacccaaccacggccacctgctTTGCGCACCCACCGGCTGGATTTGGGGCGGATctggtcggtcttgagctcgcacGGCTGTGGTAGGCCACGccacgccatggactggccggacACCGGCCCGGAAGGAcatggcagggccgcaaggccacatgcaggcagtggctcctcctctggccgctcggatctacaccatatgtggtccgccggcagatacacgaatggcgaTCAGTCGGACTCGGTGctagcccaaaagctcgtcggcgcaccgttgccgctcattaagtgcgaccactgcgTAAAGAAGGTCATGcgtcgcgtgtctacaacgccggaacatacCGGATGGGTGTTAATCAAGTGCTataacgatggggtatgtgcttcttttagcttcggtttgtgctctagatttgactagttgtgcttaCTTTAAATtttgttgtgtagaatggatgcaagttttggtattgggaagaagaatacatcgtgttggaaatatgccctagaggcaataataaaatggttattattatatttccttgttcatgataattgtctattgttcatgctataattgtattaaccggagaccgtaatacatgtgtgaatacatagaccataatatgtccctagtaagcctctagttgactagctcgttgatcaatagatggttacggtttcctgaccatggacattggatgtcgttgataacgggatcacatcattaggagaatgatgtgatggacaagacccaatcctaagcatagcacaagatcgtctagttcgtctgctaaagcttttctaatgtcaagtatcatttccttagactatgagattgtgcaactcccggataccgtaggaatgctttgggtgtgccaaacgtcacaacgtaactgggtggctataaaggcacactaggggtatctccgaaagtgtctgttgggttagcacgaatagagactaggatttgtcattctgtgtgacggagaggtatctctgggcccactcggtaggacatcatcataatgagctcaatgtgaccaaagagttgatcacatgatgatgtgttacggaacgagtaaaagtgacttgccggtaacgagattgaacgaggtattgggataccaatgatcgaatctcgggcaagtaacgtaccgattgacaaagggaattgtatacaggattgattgaatccccgacatcgtggttcatccgatgagatcatcgtcgaacatgtgggagccaacatgggtatccagattccgctgttggttattggccagagagttgtctcggtcatgtctgcatgattcccgaacccatagggtctacacacttaaggttcggtgacgctagagttgttatgggaattagtgttcagttaccgaatgttgttcggagtcccggatgagatcccagacgtcacgaagagttccggaatggttcggaggtaaagaattatatatgggaagtcctattttggccaccggaaaatgttcgggatttttcggtattgtaccgggaagattctagaaggttccggagtggggcccacctgcatggggggacccacatgaatgtgggtagtgggggaaaggccccacacccctggtcaagtgatacgtctccaacgtatctataattttttattgctccatgctatattatctactgttttgggtaatattgggctttattatccacttttatattacttttgggactaacctattaaccggaggcccagcccagatttgttgttttatgcctatttcagtgtttcgaagaaaaggaatatcaaacggagtcgaaacggaacgaaatcaactggagaagttatttttggaaggaaacctaccggatagacttggaccctacgtcagaagatgaaggaggtgctcacgagggtagggggcgtgcccacccccttggggagcgcccccctgcctcgtggcccccccttcggtccaccgatgtactcctttcacccatatatacctacgtatcgtaaaacttccagggagcacaatagatcgggagttccgccgccagaagcctccgtagccaccgaaaaccaatcaagatccctaaaaaggggggataacagtCGGTGGGGAAagaaaatgatgggatttctttcccccacctttgccaacgccccaatggacttggagggcaagaaaccagccccctccacccctatatatagcggggaggcgcatgggagccgtgttggaaatatgccctagaggcaataataaaatggttattattatatttccttgttcatgataactgtctattgttcatgctataattgtgttatccggaaatcgtaatacatgtgtgaatacatagaccacaacacgtccctagtgagcctctagttgactagctcgttgatcaaaagatagtcatggtttcctgactatggacattagatgtcattgataacgggatcacatcaataggagaatgatgtgatggacaagacccaatcctaagcttagctcaaagatcgtgtagttcgtttgctatagcttttccgaatgtcaagtatcatttccttagaccatgagattgtgcaactcccggataccgtaggagtgctttgggtgtgccaaacatcacaacataactgggtactataaaggtgcactacgggtatctccgaaagtgtctgttgggttggcacgaatcgagactgggatttgtcactccgtatgacggagaggtatctctgggcccactcggtaatgcatcatcataatgagctcaatgtgaccaagtggttgatcacgggatcatgcattacgatacgagtaaagtgacttgccggtaacaagattgaacgaggtattgggataccaacgatcgagtctcgggcgagtaacgtaccgattgacaaagggaattgtatacgggattgattgaatcctcgacatcgtggttcatccgatgagatcatcgaggagcatgtgggagccaacatgggtatccagatcccgctgttggttattgaccggagagtcatctcggtcatgtctgcgtgtctcccgaacccgtagggtctacacacttaagtttcggtgacgctagggttgttgagatattagtatgcggtaacccgaaagttgttcggagtcccggatgagatcccggacgtcacaaggagttccggaatggtccagaggtgaagaattatatataggaagtccagtttcggccatcgggggagtttcgggggtcacccgtattgtgccgggaccaccggaagggtcccgggggtccatcgggtggggccacctatcccggagggccccatgggctgaagtggggaagggaaccagcccctggtgggctggtgctccccccttgggcctcctcctgcgcctagggttggaaaccctaggggtgggggcgccccacttggcttggggggcaagccacccctcttggccgccgcccccttggagtttggatctcctagggtcggcgcccccctaggggtcctatatatagtggggggagggagggcagccgcaccctagcccctggcgcctccctctccctcccgtgacacctctccctctcgctgagcttggcgaagccctgccgagatcatcgttgcttccaccaccacgccgtcgtgttgctggatctccatcaacctctccttcccccttgctagatcaagttggaggagacgtcttcccaaccgtacgtgtgttgaacgcggaggtgccgtccgttcggcgctaggtcatcggtgatttggatcacgacgagtacgactccatcaaccccgttctcttgaacgcttccgctcgcgatctacaagggtatgtagatgcactcccctttccctcgttgctagataactccatatattgatcttggtgatgtgtagaaaattttaaattgtgctacgttccccaacagtggcatcatgagctaggtctatgcgtagtttctatgcacgagtagaacacaaagcagttgtgggcgtcgatattgtcaatttacttgccgttactagtcttatcttgattcggtggcatcatgggatgaagcggcccggaccgaccttacacgtacgcttacgtgagactggttccaccgactgacatgcactagttgcataaggttgctagcgggtgtctatctctcctactttagtcggatcggattcgatgaaaagggtccttatgaagggtaaatagaaattggcatatcacgttgtggttttggcctaggtaagaaacgttcttgcta encodes the following:
- the LOC123104692 gene encoding disease resistance protein RGA4, which produces MESAASAFLRSVMGKLFQVLEEYNKQKGLRQDTLSIQQDVRMIAAAMDDRLHALRRGEQRTAVARIYSEEMLGLVHDAQDCIDRIVHRLTCRPRVGGGGGGGGAALIRRVAAVAHELRKVQSRSGFADEIRQLKARLKLAHERVLGIPIPPAAASCCHEFAAAAPSCRFARNPVGIGRPVEDLLSMLDEVEGEKEQLRVISVVGFGGLGKTTLARAVYEDPHAVEKFHCRAWVAAGRWSPEVTGHGVGEILRDVLQQVRPKDAMDVVADNGQRIEALLKEYLKDKRYLIVIDDMGMEQWSTINSIFENNGKSSRILLTTTIQSTANICSHGNGYVYQMNTLGEEDSKKIALQEVRSPELEQGSMPLLQKCGGLPLALVSVSDFLKCSGEPTGERCTELCRNLGSHLREKHGHDNFAELRKVLMHNYDSLSVYAMTCLLYLGVFPNNRPLKRKVVIRRWLAEGYARSDSLRSEEDIADETFKALVDRNIIQSIGTRNNAQVKTCMTHGIMHEFVLHKSVSQGFIATSSRDHPRPHAYVNNACHLSIHGGNVTDSEASDEDLSRVRSLTVFGKAGDAISYVRKCKLLRVLDLEECSDLEDSHLKHIGKLWHLKYLSVGGSIAKLPSSIDGLHCLETLDLRRTKIKTVPIEAIMLYHLAHLFGKFTVDKEDLNNANKMSKATKFLSGNKSNLKTLAGFVTNERQGFLQLMVHMRNLRKVKIWCGPVANGSNYTNDLSKAIQEFTKVPMDNVGARSLSLDSEECSEDLLSSLAFEPCSEDSKYDVRSLKLRGKLLQLPPFVPLLSGLTELCISSATLTRDLLSSLINLRNLLYLKLIANELERFEMKSGAFPSLRRLCFVVQSLTSALPAIEQGALPNLVSLQLLCPSLVGLSGIQIRHLRHLKEVMVDSGVPDQTRQDWEQATKNHPNRPRLMLHKSGVRVESEGPGNEEVSAVRDKRKICVVQPSLDDGLDSSLKKMRLSSESSSRLQVIVQSTSSSGH